The following are encoded in a window of Ricinus communis isolate WT05 ecotype wild-type chromosome 4, ASM1957865v1, whole genome shotgun sequence genomic DNA:
- the LOC8289504 gene encoding uncharacterized protein LOC8289504 translates to MAQMWLLWLPKCISTTTSKIASANNTASTVSPAAATAAASTTMVDDNGQHCRCGGLTKVIKKLKRQGRMIRAATASRQSSFQCGYDPLSYSLNFDTSGCGSMMDDRDY, encoded by the coding sequence ATGGCACAAATGTGGCTCTTGTGGTTGCCAAAATGCATCTCCACCACCACCTCCAAAATCGCCAGTGCAAACAATACAGCGAGCACTGTTTCTCCGGCCGCCGCCACTGCAGCGGCCAGCACTACAATGGTAGATGACAATGGACAGCATTGTCGTTGTGGGGGACTAACAAAGGTGATAAAGAAGCTTAAGAGGCAAGGAAGAATGATACGGGCCGCCACTGCAAGCAGGCAATCATCTTTCCAATGCGGATATGACCCATTAAGCTATTCTCTCAACTTTGATACAAGTGGGTGTGGGAGTATGATGGATGATCGAGATTACTAG
- the LOC8289502 gene encoding S-formylglutathione hydrolase: METKPNEISSSKMFGGYNKRYRHFSPTLGCSMTFHIYFPPSSSPSHKFPILYFLSGLTCTDENFIIKSGAQRAASSEGVALIAPDTSPRGLNVEGEADSWDFGVGAGFYLNATQEKWKNWRMYDYVVKELPKLLSDNFPQLDTSRASLSGHSMGGHGALTIYLKNLDKYKSVSAFAPISNPINCPWGQKAFTNYLGSSKGDWEEYDATSLVSKFHDVSATILIDQGEDDKFLHDKQLLPQKFEEACRSANVPLLLRMQPGYDHSYFFISTFIDDHIRHHAQALNL; encoded by the exons ATGGAAACAAAACCTAATGAAATCAGTAGCTCAAAGATGTTTGGAGGATACAATAAAAGATACAGACATTTCAGTCCAACACTCGGCTGCTCCATGACTTTCCACATCTATTTCCCTCCTTCCTCTTCTCCTTCTCACAAATTTCCt ATCCTTTATTTTCTCTCCGGTCTTACCTGCACTGATGAGAACTTCATAATCAAGTCAGGAGCTCAACGTGCTGCCTCATCTGAGGGTGTTGCACTGATTGCCCCTGATACATCTCCAA GAGGCCTGAATGTGGAAGGAGAGGCAGACAGTTGGGACTTTGGTGTAG GTGCTGGATTTTATCTTAATGCTACTCAGGAGAAGTGGAAAAATTGGCGTATGTATGACTATGTTGTCAAGGAACTGCCAAAGCTTCTGAGTGACAATTTTCCGCAGCTTGATACATCAAGGGCATCTTTATCTGGTCATTCAATGGGTGGCCATGGTGCCTTAACAATTTACCTGAAAAATCTTGATAAGTACAAG TCAGTTTCTGCATTTGCACCGATTTCCAATCCTATAAACTGTCCCTGGGGCCAGAAAGCTTTCACAAATTATCTTGGTAGCAGTAAAGGCGATTGGGAG GAATATGATGCTACTTCTCTGGTTTCAAAGTTCCATGATGTATCAGCTACCATTTTAATTGATCAG GGGGAAGATGACAAGTTCTTGCATGATAAGCAGTTGCTGCCACAGAAATTTGAGGAGGCATGCAGAAGTGCTAATGTTCCGCTTCTGTTGCGAATGCAACCTGGTTATGATCACTCCTACTTTTTCATTTCCACTTTCATCGATGATCACATCCGCCACCATGCACAAGCGCTGAATCTGTAA
- the LOC8289503 gene encoding protein CHROMATIN REMODELING 4: MKDNGSTTSKMINRNWVLKRKRKKILYGRVLANGKEEKLAPLESPRNASAAKRRSKCELGSDLSSSKKKGNDGYYYECVICDLGGNLLCCDSCPRVYHLQCLDPPLKRIPMGKWQCPKCYQKSDPLKSITQLDSISKRARTKIISTNPKTGVRSCDTEKVSRLFGSSILSKRRSSSKGKSVLTLGVKSDEKETASSLDVSSNIKPNHQFLGGSIEATSSCVHDDDLKKPVASPPPDSPEKKSISLTEETLTYSKLTKSEPNDETSDGKHDSSCNNGSPRKKIVLAIGAVSEKDRKRKHEGNNEDSVKKQRTDKGKLTSKKRRSKANITISASNKLQQKQKTVNHGVSASFSKNVVEVKNIEVQGKNEKLPEELVPPSSESGKAGGHMDETRMREDLVLELQQVDRVLGCRIQGDNAGSSSNLSLIATDVLPPDELLIPETQIREENTSYDIDSGIALTENLVEGGPGSTQIFDKGESLKNEISEDKIHVYKRSASKDCTGGNARDLVGEEDRDSGFEGINGKGGDEFQVTIEDSIKQPEKVLTEEKFDICLKSQDIGELSKVSELHLSPETRVSKEADMEIKISCVQNKVQEPTMIGSACANSDLTYEFLVKWVGKSHIHNSWISESQLKVLAKRKLDNYKAKYGTAVINICEDKWKQPQRVIAVRASRDGTREAFVKWTGLPYDECTWERLDEPLMLKSSHLVDLFDQLEQQTLEKDSRGETPIIKGRGDGQQNEIGTLTEQPKELKGGSLFPHQLEALNWLRRCWHKSKNVILADEMGLGKTVSACAFLSSLYFEFRASLPCLVLVPLSTMPNWLAEFALWAPNLNVVEYHGCAKARAIIRQYEWHASDPKKTNQKTASYKFNVLLTTYEMVLADSSHLRGVPWEVLVVDEGHRLKNSGSKLFSLLNTFSFQHRVLLTGTPLQNNIGEMYNLLNFLQPASFPSLSSFEEKFNDLTTAEKVEELKKLVAPHMLRRLKKDAMQNIPPKTERMVPVELTSIQAEYYRAMLTKNYQILRNIGKGVPQQSMLNIVMQLRKICNHPYLIPGTEPDSGSVEFLHEMRIKASAKLTVLHSMLKALYKEGHRVLIFSQMTKLLDVLEDYLTIEFGPKTYERVDGSVSVSDRQASISRFNQDKSRFVFLLSTRSCGLGINLATADTVVIYDSDFNPHADIQAMNRAHRIGQSNRLLVYRLVVRASVEERILQLAKKKLMLDQLFVNKSGSQKEVEDILRWGTEELFSDPSRTNGKDAGENNSSKDEAVIDIEQKQRKRGGGLGDVYKDKCTDGGNTIVWDENAIAKLLDRSNLQAGTADVAEVDFENDMLGSVKSLEWNDETTEEQVGAESPPVVADEICGQNSDRKEDNVVTIAEENEWDRLLRSRWEKYRNEEEAALGRGKRQRKTVSYREAYAPHLSETLSESGGEEEREPETEPEREYTPAGRALKAKYAKLRARQKDRLAQRSAIEESRPNEGLLVPEFFQLHNLSTNERDKDQAMELVQQVREKSSVNEVEDNPLDTPKSKADSTLRLGRVSKLKISSHLDLSVNSIDHPSSDIIPDQQNQGAGHINYNLLPVLGLCAPNANQLESSHRNSSRSANRQSKLALGPEFPFSLPPSGNLVETDVRRQDITPLKPRLQNASTELLQQHLKSSLSDDWLPFNQCPLPVPRGKSSDHFESSNSSFADFQEKMSLPRIPFDEKLLPRLSVPAKSMPTPQHDLLPSLSLGGRLEALNDSMRDISAMPVLPNLKFPSQDAPRYNQLEKEISPMLGLGQMPSTFTSFPENHRKVLENIMMRTGSGSNNLYRKKSRTDGWSEDELDFLWIGVRRHGRGNWDAMLRDPRLKFSKYKSSDDLAARWEEEQMKILDGPPLPGSKTIKLSKSSKPSLFPSIPEGMMARALHGSRLVAPPKFHQAHLTDMKLGFGDLPPSLPHFEVPDQIGFQNEHFGSMPTWNPERFRRNFTGDSSAGPSTSNSEMPFLLNSLGSSNLGSLGFNSFSSFDSHHREDEHNATKYGKLPSLLDRSLNLACDSQNNVGNGESSGSALFPDPNKRLNNSHSKGKEVVESSSSKNKLPHWLREAVSSPAKPPEPDLPPTVSAIAQSVRVLYGENKPTIPPFVIPGPPPSQPKDPRRILRKKKKRRSHMFRQFPLDTAGSMQNFRSSILGSNIASSSIPPAPTFQPLQLLPPGTSGHTRNDSDPNEHFRNLDMINSLTSSYSKLPKKTSMGLSPSPEVLQLVAACVAPGPHLSSSSGMTSSSFLESKLPLPKSVDEVGVSDAQGAEEKDKDMQGLPPDTQIILPEEKPGQPDDGDSSKSGTNNSQTEKPDVEEISSEGTVSDHLVSEHEQ; the protein is encoded by the exons ATGAAGGATAACGGTTCAACAACtagtaaaatgataaatagaAACTGGGTCTTGAAGCGCAAACGAAAAAAGATTCTATATGGTCGGGTTCTTGCCAATGGTAAAGAAGAGAAACTAGCACCCCTAGAATCTCCTAGGAATGCTTCTGCTGCTAAACGCAGGTCAAAATGTGAATTGGGCTCTGATCTATCTTCGtccaagaaaaaaggaaatgatGGG TATTATTATGAATGTGTGATCTGCGACCTTGGTGGAAATTTGTTGTGTTGTGATAGCTGTCCCCGGGTCTACCATCTTCAGTGCCTTGATCCGCCTCTTAAG cGCATTCCAATGGGAAAGTGGCAATGCCCAAAATGCTATCAAAAAAGTGATCCACTTAAGTCCATTACCCAACTAGATTCTATTTCAAAGCGGGCaagaacaaaaattatttcaacAAATCCTAAGACTGGGGTTAGGTCTTGTGACACTGAAAAAGTATCCCGGCTTTTTGGAAGCTCCATTCTCTCCAAACGAAGGTCCTCGAGCAAAGGGAAATCTGTGTTAACTTTAGGAGTTAAATCTGATGAAAAGGAAACAGCTTCTTCCTTGGATGTATCCAGTAACATCAAGCCAAATCATCAGTTCCTTGGTGGTTCTATAGAGGCCACCTCATCGTGTGTACATGATGATGATTTAAAGAAACCTGTTGCATCTCCACCTCCTGACTCGCCAGAAAAGAAATCCATTTCTCTCACTGAGGAAACTTTGACATATTCTAAACTTACAAAATCAGAGCCAAATGATGAAACATCTGATGGGAAGCATGACTCATCTTGTAACAATGGGTCTCCAAGGAAAAAAATTGTTCTTGCAATCGGTGCTGTCAGTGAgaaagatagaaaaagaaaacatgaaGGCAACAATGAAGATAGTGTAAAGAAGCAAAGGACTGACAAGGGAAAACTGACGTCTAAGAAACGTAGGTCGAAAGCCAATATTACAATTTCTGCAAGTAATAAACTGCaacaaaaacagaaaactGTTAATCATGGGGTTTCTGCATCTTTTTCAAAGAATGTTGTTGAAGTGAAGAATATAGAGGTTCAGGGAAAGAACGAG AAGCTTCCTGAGGAACTTGTTCCTCCGTCAAGTGAGTCAGGTAAAGCTGGGGGTCATATGGATGAAACACGAATGCGTGAAGATCTTGTCCTAGAACTACAACAG GTCGATCGGGTCTTGGGATGTCGAATTCAAGGTGATAATGCAGGTTCTTCAAGTAATTTATCTTTGATTGCCACAGATGTTCTGCCTCCTGATGAATTGCTTATTCCAGAAACCCAAATTAGAGAGGAAAATACTAGTTATGATATTGACTCAGGTATAGCACTTACTGAAAATCTTGTTGAGGGTGGTCCTGGCAGCACTCAAATTTTTGACAAGGGAGAAAGCCTTAAGAATGAAATCAGTGAGGACAAAATACATGTATATAAAAGATCTGCTAGTAAAGATTGTACAGGAGGGAATGCCAGGGATTTGGTGGGGGAAGAAGACAGGGATTCTGGTTTTGAAGGCATAAATGGTAAAGGTGGAGATGAATTCCAAGTTACTATTGAAGATTCTATAAAGCAACCTGAAAAGGTGCTGACCGAGGAgaaatttgatatttgtttGAAAAGCCAGGATATCGGTGAGCTATCCAAAGTTAGTGAGCTGCACTTGTCTCCTGAAACCAGAGTCAGTAAAGAAGCAGATatggaaattaaaattagttgtGTTCAAAATAAAGTTCAGGAACCCACTATGATAGGATCTGCATGTGCTAATAGCGATTTAACATATGAATTCCTAGTTAAATGGGTAGGGAAGTCTCATATACATAATAGTTGGATTTCAGAATCTCAGCTGAAAGTTCTTGCAAAGAGAAAACTAGATAATTACAAGGCAAAGTATGGAACAGCTGTTATAAATATATGCGAGGACAAGTGGAAGCAGCCTCAGCGTGTAATTGCTGTCCGTGCTTCTAGGGATGGTACACGGGAAGCTTTTGTGAAATGGACTGGTCTTCCTTATGATGAATGCACTTGGGAAAGGCTGGATGAACCTCTTATGTTAAAATCTTCACATCTGGTTGATCTTTTTGATCAATTAGAACAGCAGACATTGGAAAAAGATTCTAGAGGGGAAACTCCAATCATAAAGGGGAGGGGTGACGGTCAGCAAAATGAGATTGGTACTCTAACAGAGCAACCAAAGGAACTGAAAGGAGGTAGCTTGTTTCCCCATCAGCTTGAGGCATTGAATTGGTTGCGTAGATGCTGGCACAAATCAAAAAATGTGATTCTTGCTGATGAAATGGGGCTTGGGAAAACGGTATCTGCTTGCGCGTTTCTTTCATCACTATATTTTGAGTTCAGAGCTTCTTTGCCTTGCTTGGTCTTAGTTCCACTTTCCACAATGCCTAACTGGCTTGCTGAGTTTGCATTATGGGCTCCTAACCTAAATGTTGTGGAATATCATGGGTGTGCAAAAGCAAGAGCCATAATTCGTCAATATGAGTGGCATGCTAGTGATCCAAAGAAGACAAATCAGAAAACTgcttcatataaatttaatgttcTTTTAACTACTTATGAAATGGTTCTTGCTGACTCCTCCCACTTGCGTGGGGTTCCTTGGGAAGTTCTTGTGGTTGATGAGGGCCATCGTTTAAAGAACTCAGGAAGTAAGCTGTTCAGCTTGCTTAATACATTCTCTTTCCAACACCGTGTTCTCTTGACTGGTACCCCTCTTCAAAATAACATTGGTGAGATGTATAATTTGCTTAATTTCCTGCAGCCAGCCTCATTCCCTTCTCTATCTTCATTTGAGGAGAAATTTAATGACCTTACAACTGCGGAAAAAGTGGAGGAATTGAAAAAACTTGTTGCTCCTCATATGCTTCGACGGCTTAAAAAGGACGCAATGCAAAATATTCCTCCTAAGACAGAACGAATGGTTCCTGTTGAGTTGACTTCTATCCAGGCTGAATACTACCGTGCAATGCTAACAAAGAACTATCAGATATTACGGAATATCGGAAAAGGGGTCCCACAGCAATCCATGCTGAATATTGTAATGCAGTTGAGAAAGATTTGCAATCATCCATATCTTATACCAGGTACAGAGCCTGATTCTGGGTCAGTAGAATTCCTCCATGAAATGAGAATAAAAGCATCAGCGAAGCTCACTGTTCTGCATTCCATGCTAAAAGCTTTATATAAGGAAGGCCATAGAGTCCTTATTTTCTCTCAGATGACCAAGCTTCTGGATGTTCTTGAGGATTATTTGACTATAGAGTTTGGGCCTAAAACATATGAGAGAGTGGATGGATCTGTATCAGTATCTGATCGTCAGGCATCGATTTCCCGTTTCAACCAGGATAAAAGCAGATTTGTGTTCTTGTTATCAACACGCTCTTGTGGCCTTGGAATCAACCTGGCAACAGCTGACACTGTTGTTATTTATGATTCTGATTTCAATCCACATGCTGATATACAAGCAATGAATCGAGCACATCGAATTGGACAGTCAAATAGACTGTTGGTGTACAGGCTTGTTGTTCGTGCGAGTGTTGAAGAGCGCATCTTGCAGCTTGCTAAAAAGAAACTGATGCTTGACCAGCTATTTGTAAATAAGTCTGGATCTCAGAAAGAAGTGGAAGATATTCTCCGATGGGGAACAGAGGAACTTTTTAGTGATCCTTCTAGAACCAATGGAAAAGATGCTGGTGAAAATAATAGCAGCAAAGATGAGGCAGTAATTGATATAGAGCAAAAACAGAGGAAAAGGGGCGGTGGCCTTGGGGATGTTTACAAGGATAAATGTACAGATGGCGGCAACACCATTGTCTGGGACGAAAATGCAATTGCGAAATTGCTTGACCGTTCAAACCTTCAGGCTGGGACTGCTGATGTTGCTGAAGTGGATTTTGAAAATGACATGCTTGGCTCTGTAAAG TCTCTGGAATGGAACGATGAAACAACTGAAGAGCAAGTGGGAGCTGAATCGCCTCCTGTTGTTGCTGATGAAATTTGTGGACAAAATTCTGATAGGAAAGAGGATAATGTGGTCACAATTGCTGAAGAAAATGAATGGGACAGGCTTTTGCGCTCAAG ATGGGAGAAATATCGAAATGAGGAGGAGGCAGCTCTTGGTCGAGGGAAGCGCCAGAGGAAGACTGTTTCTTACAGGGAAGCTTATGCGCCACATCTGAGTGAAACATTAAGCGAG AGTGGTGGTGAAGAAGAACGGGAGCCAGAGACAGAGCCAGAGCGCGAATATACACCAGCTGGACGAGCTCTGAAAGCAAAGTA TGCTAAGCTTCGTGCTAGACAAAAAGATCGCCTGGCTCAGCGTAGTGCAATTGAAGAATCCCGCCCAAATGAGGGACTTCTTGTACCTGAATTTTTCCAGCTTCATAATCTATCCACTAATGAGAGGGACAAGGATCAAGCAATGGAGTTAGTTCAACAAGTCAGAGAGAAGTCTTCAGTAAATGAGGTGGAGGATAATCCATTAGATACACCGAAGAGCAAGGCTGATTCAACTTTGAGGCTGGGTCGGGTATCAAAGCTTAAAATAAGCAGTCATTTGGATCTTTCTGTTAATTCTATTGACCACCCTTCTTCCGACATCATTCCAGATCAACAAAATCAGGGTGCTGGCCATATTAATTACAATTTGTTACCAGTTCTTGGACTATGTGCTCCCAATGCTAATCAGTTAGAATCATCACACAGAAACTCTTCAAGATCCGCTAATAGACAAAGCAAGCTAGCACTTGGACCAGAGTTTCCTTTTAGTCTACCTCCTTCTGGAAATTTGGTTGAGACTGATGTAAGACGTCAGGATATTACCCCTCTCAAACCAAGATTACAAAATGCATCCACAGAACTTTTACAACAGCATCTTAAAAGTAGTTTGTCAGATGATTGGCTCCCATTTAATCAG TGTCCTCTGCCTGTCCCACGAGGGAAGAGTTCTGATCATTTCGAGAGTTCCAATTCTAGCTTTGCTGATTTCCAGGAAAAAATGTCACTACCAAGAATACCTTTTGATGAAAAATTGTTGCCTAGACTTTCAGTTCCTGCTAAGAGCATGCCAACTCCACAGCATGACTTATTACCTAGCTTATCACTTGGTGGCAGACTTGAAGCTTTAAATGACTCTATGCGGGATATTTCAGCAATGCCGGTGTTACCCAATCTAAAATTTCCCTCTCAAGATGCACCGAGATATAATCAGCTAGAAAAGGAGATTTCTCCCATGCTGGGTTTGGGTCAGATGCCATCTACCTTTACGTCATTTCCCGAAAACCACAGGAAGGTGCTTGAAAACATAATGATGAGGACTGGGTCTGGATCAAACAACTTGTAcagaaaaaaatcaagaacAGATGGTTGGTCTGAAGATGAGCTTGATTTCCTCTGGATTGGTGTTCGTAGACACGGAAGGGGTAATTGGGATGCCATGCTTAGAGACCCCAGGTTAAAATTCTCCAAGTACAAAAGTTCAGATGATTTGGCAGCTAGATGGGAGGAGGAACAAATGAAGATATTGGATGGACCACCCTTACCAGGGTCAAAGACAATAAAGTTATCGAAGTCCTCCAAACCCTCCTTGTTTCCAAGTATTCCTGAGGGAATGATGGCGCGGGCCTTGCATGGTAGTAGACTTGTTGCACCACCAAAGTTTCATCAGGCCCATCTGACAGACATGAAACTGGGCTTTGGTGATCTGCCTCCGAGTCTGCCACATTTTGAGGTGCCAGATCAAATTGGCTTTCAGAATGAGCATTTTGGGTCTATGCCAACTTGGAATCCTGAAAGATTTCGCAGAAATTTCACTGGGGATTCTTCTGCTGGACCCTCTACTTCAAATAGTGAAATGCCATTTCTACTCAATTCTCTGGGATCAAGCAACTTGGGCTCTTTGGGTTTTAATAGCTTTAGTAGCTTTGATTCACACCATAGAGAGGATGAACATAACGCCACGAAGTATGGGAAGTTGCCCAGTCTTCTGGATAGATCATTAAATTTAGCATGTGATTCACAGAATAATGTTGGAAATGGTGAATCCAGTGGTTCTGCTTTGTTTCCAGACCCAAATAAAAGGCTAAATAATTCCCATTCAAAGGGAAAAGAAGTAGTTGAAAGCAGTTCTTCAAAGAACAAGCTACCTCATTGGCTTAGGGAAGCTGTAAGTTCTCCTGCTAAACCACCAGAACCTGATCTGCCACCCACTGTATCAGCAATTGCACAATCAGTGCGTGTACTATATGGAGAAAATAAGCCTACAATTCCTCCTTTTGTTATTCCGGGTCCACCTCCTTCTCAACCAAAGGATCCAAGACGGATTctgaggaagaaaaagaagcggAGATCACACATGTTCAGGCAGTTCCCACTAGACACTGCAGGCAGCATGCAGAATTTTAGAAGCAGCATTCTAGGCAGCAATATTGCTTCATCCTCTATCCCACCAGCCCCAACATTTCAACCGCTTCAACTTTTACCTCCTGGAACTTCAGGTCATACACGGAACGACTCTGATCCCAATGAACACTTCCGTAATTTGGACATGATAAACTCATTGACATCGTCTTATTCAAAATTACCGAAGAAAACAAGCATGGGATTGTCCCCTTCTCCTGAGGTGCTTCAATTGGTGGCAGCATGTGTTGCTCCAGGCCCACACTTGTCATCTAGTTCGGGCATGACTAGCTCAAGCTTCCTTGAGAGCAAGCTGCCCTTGCCAAAATCTGTCGACGAAGTTGGGGTTTCAGATGCACAAGGTGCTGAAGAGAAAGACAAGGATATGCAAGGGTTGCCTCCTGATACACAGATCATACTTCCAGAAGAGAAACCAGGCCAACCTGACGACGGCGATTCTAGCAAGAGTGGGACAAATAATTCTCAGACTGAAAAGCCCGATGTAGAGGAGATATCGTCTGAGGGAACTGTATCCGATCATCTTGTGAGCGAGCATGAACAATAG